GATCGCGTCAAATCTCGATTCCGTTTTTCATGGTTGTCAGGCTGTCATGCCAAATATGATTTTGCAGCGTCATGGACGCATCGTGAATATTTCGTCTTTGAGCGCATTGCTGGCTCCGGCGGGCCAGACCAACTACGCGGCGGCCAAAGCCGGAGTTGTTGCGTTAACGCAATCGCTGGCCAAGGAAGTCGCGCGCATCGGCATCACCGTAAACGCCGTTTGCCCGGGCTACGTGGACACTGAATCACTCGCGGCAATGGACGGGGAAGCGCGCAAGTCGGCGCTGGGGCGCGTCCCGATGCGCCGGTTCGGCAAACCGGAAGAAGTGGCGGCCGCAGTTCGATTTCTTGCTTGTCCAGACGCCGGTTACATTACAGGCTCGATTCTGAAAGTGGACGGCGGAATCCTTTAGCAAAGACATGGAAGACATCAACGCAATTCAAACCCGCGTCAAGAGCATGATCGTCGAGAACCTGATGCTACAGATCGGCGTCAGCGAGATCAAGGACGACCAGCCGCTGTTCGGCCCCGGCAGTCTCGGACTCGACTCGGTGGACGCGCTTCAACTGGTGGTTGCGCTCGACAAGAATTTCGGTTTGAAAATCCCGGACCCCGCCGCCGCGAAAGAGATTCTCCAGAACGTCGGGACGATCGTCGCCGCGGTGCGACAAAAATTCACGGGCACCTCTCTGGCT
This DNA window, taken from Candidatus Angelobacter sp., encodes the following:
- a CDS encoding acyl carrier protein, yielding MEDINAIQTRVKSMIVENLMLQIGVSEIKDDQPLFGPGSLGLDSVDALQLVVALDKNFGLKIPDPAAAKEILQNVGTIVAAVRQKFTGTSLAEP
- a CDS encoding SDR family oxidoreductase, which gives rise to IASNLDSVFHGCQAVMPNMILQRHGRIVNISSLSALLAPAGQTNYAAAKAGVVALTQSLAKEVARIGITVNAVCPGYVDTESLAAMDGEARKSALGRVPMRRFGKPEEVAAAVRFLACPDAGYITGSILKVDGGIL